TCTAAACAAATTGGATTGCATAGAAGCAAGATTTGATTGAATACCTTTTTTCTGCAAATAGCATGACAGAGATTCTTTCGTTGCAGATTTTGGTATAATTCGAATAATGTTGGCTGGACAAAAGTTTGATAAGCACATTTCATGGGTTAAACAAAATCAAAAACTTTTCTATTAGCTGACTATTCTGGTCCAGAATCACCGGAATAATCAAATAAGTGTGGAAATAGCTTAGATATTTAAATTGTCGAGATCAATATTGTATTTCTTTGCAACGGCTTCCATTTCTGAAATTGATAATTTTGGTGGACCAGTTAAACCCTTTTTAGCCAGGTATTTTTCCAGATTATTTAGTATTTTCCTATCGGATGCACTTAGACCTTTAATATTTGTTCCAGAATTTCCAGCTTTTGCTTTCATTGACTTGAATTTTAATTACTTGCCTCAAATTTAATGATTTTTGACTTTGACTCAATATCCTGTTGTTTTCTTGTTCTCAGGTAGATCAGTCATCCACCAATTGCTGCCTGTGGAAGGTTGAAACTCTTGTGTGGTTTTTAAGTAACCAATGTGCACAAATCCACTAGATGGTTCAAAAATAATACAGTAAACAGGCAAAAAATGTGTGTTTAAAATCTAATATTAACCGTAAACTTTATGTAAACATTGGGTAAACAATGGGCTATAAACACTCCTTCTTTCATGACTTTTAGTTAGGGAAAATCAGCCTAATTTGAATAAAAAATATCCACGCGAAGCTTCTCATAAGCTAAACAAATGATAATACAACAATAATTCCTAACATTTTTGGTAATTTTGAAATATTAGCCTATCAGAGATTTTTTTCAGCTCACTCAGAATGCTTCCCCAAATTTCGTACAAATATTTGAGCCATTTTAACATATATGTGAAATGTATACAGATGATGAAAATGTAAACCAAACTATAAAATTAACCGCTTGCAGGGTAGTAAATAACCAGCTAATTCATGCTTCAGTTGCCACAAAAGAAGATGGTCCATTTTATTGCCCTGACTATTATTGGACAAAACAGATTATCTGACCACCTTCCGCCGATTTTGGTTGACCATCATGGTTTATTAACAATCAACAAATTGAGCTGGTCTGGCTTTTCCGGCGAAGGCTGGTCAAAGTGAGCGTTTTTCCCATTTGGGAGCCCTTCAATTGGAAATAATGGTGTAGTCACAGGTTGCTTTTTTACTTCTTGACCAGGAATGGCTGTTTCTTCCTGGAAAGTAAAATCAAATGGTTTTTTTTCATCAAATAAAGAAATCCCATGCCTTTCTGTATGCTTATACACAGATTTGATAATGGCCTTTATTTCGTCTTCCAACATTCCTGGCTCAGCAAAATCATATAATTTTTTTTGCACTTCTTGCTCAGGAATACCAAACCTGTTACATGCATTAGCCAGCTTTGTTAAGAAGCTATTCCTATTACCTTTAGCAAAAACTTCCCTTTTTTTCAACCAGGTTAGCAATCTTTGGAAAATATCATCGTCGCAAGTGATCATGTTTCTATTCTCTGAATAGTCCTTTTGAGGAATTGATATTTCATCCTTAGGCAGAAATGTGTCGATAAATGATTTGTCAAGGGTGTCGCAATCCTCATTGTAGTAAGCATCTTTGTCTTGTGGAAGAAAACAAGCCCTGCATAAATCGCTTCCAGAAGGATCTATCTCAAATCCAATGATTTCCTTGAAATATACCTGCAATGCTTTAAAAAATTCCGTGTGAGTGCCGGCACCTACCTCAATCCTATAGATCACTTTTAGGCCATCACCA
The genomic region above belongs to Bacteroidales bacterium and contains:
- a CDS encoding primase C-terminal domain-containing protein, which codes for MIPTGNDASKEERGTKSYLSTPENLDLQNKDNKYFSFFTAPITNKYPSNILDIKGLYELIKGESYAPQTKLLRSSTTPEVAKKIKSSVFDYVTFSGKFSERHSTKLITRSSYICCDLDHIGDLNDILELQIRIIDKLKPSLMFISPSGDGLKVIYRIEVGAGTHTEFFKALQVYFKEIIGFEIDPSGSDLCRACFLPQDKDAYYNEDCDTLDKSFIDTFLPKDEISIPQKDYSENRNMITCDDDIFQRLLTWLKKREVFAKGNRNSFLTKLANACNRFGIPEQEVQKKLYDFAEPGMLEDEIKAIIKSVYKHTERHGISLFDEKKPFDFTFQEETAIPGQEVKKQPVTTPLFPIEGLPNGKNAHFDQPSPEKPDQLNLLIVNKP